Sequence from the Ascaphus truei isolate aAscTru1 chromosome 3, aAscTru1.hap1, whole genome shotgun sequence genome:
CAGCAGTAGAATAGTCCTTGCGAGAAATTGTAGCAAAATATTGTGAGTTTATAGTCAAGTGTGGTCACAACATCCGTcccaaaggaaaaaataaataatccacTTTATTTATGGAATTTGCCGTGTTGAAACACATATTCAGTAATGAAACAACAGTGGCAGATGAGATGCTATCCAAATgagtcctctctctggtctctacTCAATGTAATATGAAGTTGTTACCATATCATAATGAATGTGTTAACTTACATTTTCTCATCCTTAGGAGCTCAATGAATAGGACGACAATATTTTCCAGAATGGGGATGTGGCTTCACACCCTATAGCCGTTGCTCAATACTACCAGGTCTgataggggaggaggaggagggggaggaggaggatggggaggaggaggaggagggggaggaggaggagggggagggggggggaatccaCAGGGGAGTCTGAAGTGTAGATTTAACCAGGGGTGTATCAGAATGCTGGAGCAGGAGTCCAGATCCGAAGTCAGGGCAGGAACAAAGGAGCATACAGGATACCAGACTGGTAGAAGGACTAGGGCAGGACTGGCGCAAGGCCAGCTAAAAGTAATAACTCCTTTATTCATTAAGGGCATGAACACAAGCAAACAATAACAGTGTCAGAAACAGGCTGAAAACAAAGGCAGACACATGGGCACAAGGACTAGCATAAGCGGTAACACAATCTGCTCCAGCCAGGTAGGATGTTGTGAGTAGTGTGGAAGGAATCCTTTTAAAGGCCAGAAAGAGCACATGGTTCTGTCAGTACAGCTGTCTGCCAGGGATTGCAGACAAGGGAGCAGACCCAAGTAGTTGAGTCCTGACAAAAACGTTGGGAAGTCGTTTCCCGACATCAGTAAAACCTCTGAGCTCTATTCATAAAGGCAACGGGGGAGATGGATCAACGTAAAGCAAGTGCAAATAGTCATTTGTTGTGATGCATTTCTCTACTTTCTGCTTGCATTCCTGGCAGAAAGTGTGCCCTTGGCTTCATTAaggcgcgaaacgcgtaggagaagtgtttgtcttttttaaaaatgattcaataaacacatttttaatgttttgctaAATCTAGCATTCCTATTCTTCTTGGTGGTGCTTCGCTACTTTTCTTCGAGGTCATCGGATTTTTTACGGCAAACAGCACGCCGGCAGAATAACTTGTCAGGTGTACGTGCCGCGACATGCAGAAGATTGAACACGCAAGATCCCAGGTTCCTGGTGGGGGCACCATTGTTACTTTCCTGTATGGGGTCTGGGTAAGTGTCGTCTGTGTATTTGTTattagtgttggaccgggtcctcatttataaaaaaacgcgtaacgggtacccggccaaaatgaaaggttctacccggtctggcacttacctgcagggtggcggcgacacataggaccagcagcagcggtcctgtggcgatggcagcatcggaggtgtcttcagccggcgggggagctgcaggaatctaTTTTTTTAGATACTTAATGAAGATTTACATGCCTCTACTCTACTATTATGCAAATTGTTAGCCCAAAAAGTTTACGCTACCTCCGATCTGGCGGATTTTTGACGCAAGTACAAGATAAAAAAGTGACGCACAAAGATACAAAGTTTGTCACATTTTATTATAATTTGTGTTTATTTGACACCTCCCTAATGCTCATTTTGACACTCCCCAAATCGCAAGCTGACACGCAAAACGTACAGCAAAGACCTTGACACACTGACAACAGAGACGCAAAGTGAAAACGACACAATTTACAATCGCGTACATTTTGCTCTAACTTTGCCATGATACATCACCTCCAATATATTAATATTCGCCCGTTTATGCATTAGCTTGCCACCGCCTTGGAAAAGTCTGCCGGTGAGCAGCCCAAACTTCGTACATTGCTGATGGAGCAATAAAAGTCTTTTAGATGAAGTCCGTAGTTCCCACCACAGCTTTATTATATACTTGACCTTCAGGGCTACAGCAGAGGGGCCCTAGAGATGTGAGCAGTGGCTGGATGAgatagaaaataaatacattaattgttttttttttaattttagtgTAGTACTCATGTTTCTTCTATTTTGGTACATCTGTAAGTAAAACGTAATTTTTCTTGCAAGTTACTGTAAGTGACGGCGTGGCCACTTTATGAGTAGCTGTTTTTTCCTAATAAGAGAAGTTGCGGAGTCATTTAAAAGTAGTATTTGTAATTATACGCTAGcgctggtaaattccgggcattgttgaaatccctgctctctgattggttaaaattccggccattatccaatcagtaatggcacAGAATTTTTGGcgccctgccaagtttttcagccaatcagctttcagttctcattcacaaagagtgagatcagctcttagGCTCTTAGGCTGAGTCTATGGTGTGGGAGACAGCGCGGAGGCGTCCGCACAGggcgcgatcagattgccttaaggcagttaTCGCGCCCATAGTCCGTGCGGGCGCACGTGGGCGGTGGCAGGAGGGGGTGCGTgttgtgcaagaaatcagttgaatcTGATTTCTTGGCGTGACACGCGGGTCACgttagcggttcgcccaatgagggcaaaccagctctgtgacgcccctTGGAACGCCCCCACGGCCCGTCTAcaatggccagggaaagcacccactttcccacagcctccgcgcgggcgaaggcaccatggcccgggctttgggctgagctcagacaggctTCTGCGCTACCGCGTCCCACTGCTGGccgatgtgtgctcatccccagcagaaTGACGCGATTGGAGgcgggactttaaaaaaaaaaaaaattgtgtgtttgtgattggctggcgaagtagacgtgacgcggctgccgcttgaaatcacaacttcagttgtctcAAAGTGCAGCGGCATCAACGCCTCCGGGGTCGTttccagtttgaaaactcccacccacCAAAGCGAAAGAGTGGCGAGCGTGCGTTCGTCAGCGTGTGCATGTCACATCGCatcctgtctgagctcagccttaggctgcgcttatagtgccggcgacgtcaggctgcggtcgctggaaaaatcaaagtgagatgacttccagtgatcgcgaccaagccgtcgctccgttgcGTCgtacttactataagcgcacgcgacggcggcaatgcattagTTTTGAtgcaacgtcgcgtcgccggcactataagcgcagccttaggctgtgtccccgctagcgggcacacacgctcacccgcgctcAGGTAAACCAAAAAAACTGACTTTCTAGCACGTTCAACTACACGCAATGCTTCTTCCCCCGCGTGCATAAATGCAGGACACTCGGCGCTCCACACGTGTCGCCATCATGTGACATGACGCCGTTGCCGACGccagtgggggtgagagggggcgcgggtgaggtgaccgccggcaggggggcgcagggaaaaatgttTGCGCCCCCTGGTGTAGAAGGTAGacgagggctgcagagtgtgttttggtgtgtgggtttacaaggggctgcagtgtgtttgtgactgTAGAGGGAggactgctgtgtgtgtggagggtggagtagggctgcagtgtgttttgtatatatagaggggggggggttgcatagtgtgtttgtgtgtgtatagaggggactgcatagtgtgtgtgtgtgtatatatatgtaacggtatttctggcccggcctgacccacccaatctcacattggcccctgtggtctaaccggaccccattacagtgtagatatgcctgatggtgcacctgttggctacaggactcctgagtctcccgcatgatggtgtgtggggaggacccgtcagacaggcagctgaggtagtgtgctgagtcctacctaattccagtgcagcgcctccacctcagcagggtccctgcgtccgcatggggatggtcctgttgaggaactcctccgtggtgcaacctcctgtgcaatcattggactctcacacacaggggtttctctgatcagctccatctttattgtcacggtgggcatagctgccctccacaatgggtgtatttagccgatcatctcgcccgtgctcccctttgataggtatgtcacctagatgagggattcactattcccgcaggaatcactgccctgtgccaggtccctggacacagtctcccatggagttactagaacataactaacactctgcagaacttgaactccttcctgaaccttgcaagaactttccagcaactgtactcgccttgaactctgacagaactaactcttgacacagtgctgtgccttatgtaacttctgaggctgacacacctctgacatcactaaccatggagtcagagcatgtgaccagtcccatccatacacagggcaccccaccagggtgtgagggaaaacctccatgattactgctggcatgcccacacttaccaggccttgctgccagcaggagagatgactgtaggcattttacatgaccgctacattctccccctggtgaatcccattgtcctcgctgggacctaaatttgtatacctctttccaggaagcactgtaacggaaaacataattaacatcacacaaatttcctcataatgcagtacacatgaatacagtcatccgccaagcccgccccgaccagcagccacagacccgcgtgatgcacagtaccacctaaaaatagtgataggggtccggtttctttacttctctaccccccatatccagaactattactgagaaatgcctgggtaatcccctctctggtctatatgttactctgtgtttatagatatttctcccaatggcccatatgcggattaaatgttctatccgttcctcggccttctttcctatcacggaactccctctccccactaggtgcatttctatggcctccctaagccacctatcccggttgtcctctatctcatccatgagaggctcagggacatacgggtactccaacccgtgggaagatttataccgagccattatggttctctcggccctactaattctagtcaggtcagccttacctcccctcccaggcagcacccatgataggggttcgtcagggtccacggggcCTGACAAAATACTGGGACCCAtaggctctatttccctattctcaatctgcagccatcgctcctgcagctctctgtccctctgttctggggtaaactctcccaccgcccaccaatagtccactacatcctctcgccggatgaggaaccgagtgcggtccatccaggccgagtacccttcaaataatggggcccaccaccggttctcccggaatctgtttgaccctcctgagtccctatcatcgtccatggaaaatacccctgatgaccgctcagaccgcggtacagaccacctaaaCGACCCCGAGGCCTTTACTACGGGTTGGGGTGCTGTAGttgccactctcaattctccccctccccttgaatcgccctccgtagcgccactgcgctgcctttccccagtccgtcttccctctcccccttgtgaattgtccacgtactccaggctagacggtgaacccggtgaccgtgggatgggggtaggggtgttaactatggcgggggtttgggcataggggcacggaacgggaccccacggggttacgacccgctcctggctgtccgtagactggtccaaggatgatgtctcaccctcctcagtcctgagatcgtctctccaatttctgggccttgtaagtgatcggggaccttcccccgatcgccgaagcgtcgctgctttttcttcatgggttccgccgtcgccaccggaagtgacgtcctccccggaaccggaaacgtcaccatcttgcgtgggacccccatgcgggatctcttcctctatgacgacatccgaTTGCTCCGCCGTCGTTGCCgaaagtgatgccgtccctccacgtgcgctttgggcctggcgcggcccctccagcgcttcgccgtccgctgtaaccaggtaagtaatagggctgcttggcttacccgtccgcaggggtgtaggcgtctctctcccgtctccgccaggtcctgggatggcgggactccgtcggtcgggtcgccgatctgcgggggacgtcctgccactcaccccacggggtgtcgtccttccggtctgccttttcaactccgcttttaccaccgccagctcacggaggtcctcgtctgagtaatccccttttcctgacttaggggtctccgggcggggtgacagtctcttttccccgaacgcgggggttgattcagccgcctcgatcgctactgacccagccgacttgaccggctccagtcccttgtctccgggactcgcgcggttgatccatagcgcgcccggggactcggcggagcgccttgtcacgtccaccggggggtcagtaggctgtataggaataaatgtgggcataggccacaggtacaaagtcccgcaatgagggcaacgtgccgccgtattgaccgttcctccgggcagcccgcattgtaggcagagcccgaccaccgtctcggtgttggccaccctcactactagcaccccgctgggcactgagtagggctttgtagagaccattgtgcccacagtggaggagcaggccattctctttacaGGAGCCACTCTCTGTAAAGGTCTTTCCAGcttagtggttcctcgcaactggctggtggaagttgctggatccgccactccctgcttcggctcctcccttctctgacagagctggaacccgcccccaggggttgcaataatgggcgggtcccacaggggaatatcatgccccttaattaaggccgcacctctctcagtcctggtgggcgcggttagcgttttcgcgccaatttccccacaagggtgggggtcttttcccgcggctagttcccgcctttttctggcagccgccctctgtgcaagataaccatcctttttgcacggctcttccacggccggaactactttctgtagtggcgccgtctggatatcagtccctgggcccagtgggtgcattcccacaggccatagttgaaagtcactccccctggtagaaatcaggggagggccccatagactaagcggttgactcagcacaggggctgagttagtcactgtccatcccggcgcagccatagctttcgcgccatgccccccatcagggcggggctctgctgttcgcgccattcccggccagctctttgcaagtcctgcatcagccattttttctgcgactggcccatgcggtttccctagcaagcgggaaccgccattttgattgacttttacgcccaaaaagtccatttgtttgctctcctcgcggggttctcccccaattattacaatttcctcacactcttcaagggtggcccctcgctgtcccaaaccggataaaaacggggcagccacggccttcgctccgctccagagcagattggtcaatgataactcggcgacagtctgctcttcagtgggttgcacgccacgggtgccctccccatcagcctctgtccgccatttcatgttctccgccccacgcggatcctccactctctcgtaacagttatcgtacatggggctccactctgcggggcagtcaccacaccggtacaataaagattagcttcagatgcaccaccacatgtgtaccttatctaggtgtgacccagtgttgcactacctcaggctaggctcactctctcagtgtctgctgtgactccttcctcccagtctgtgctccctacggtgagtgtctggaatgggctaggtactctggctctgccatgcagtacttggggcgtctacctgtcttggtcagcctagcgcagaccctctccaggattcctgaccatgttaacaggctatcccttctggcatcctaccaactagcactgcctcaaggtgactcggtcagctatagcccggctccaaacccctcactcctttcaggcccctaggttgtccctgcgaactgacaatatcccgtcagccccctgaccacccctaggtccgtccctacgcagcacagagtggcagcagactctctccctgtttcccagtgtgcctagctagagcctgtcctgatgacagatctgatctcagcagctcgcctccaaatgtaacggtatttctggcccggcctgacccacccaatctcacattggcccctgtggtctaaccggaccccattacagtgtagatatgcctgatggtgcacctgttggctacaggactcctgagtctcccgcatgatggtgtgtggggaggacctgtcagacaggcagctgaggtagtgtgctgagtcctacctagttccagtgcagcgcctccacctcagcagggtccctgcgtccgcatggggatggtcctgttgaggaactcctccgtggtgcaacctcctgtgcaatcattggactctcacacacaggggtttctctgatcagctccatctttattgtcacggtgggcatagctgccctccacaatgggtgtatttagccgatcatctcgcccgtgctcccctttgataggtatgtcacctagatgagggattcactattcccgcaggaatcactgccctgtgccaggtccctggacacagtctcccatggagttactagaacataactaacactctgcagaacttgaactccttcctgaaccttgcaagaactttccagcaactgtactcgccttgaactctgacagaactaactcttgacacagtgctgtgccttatgtaacttctgaggctgacacacctctgacatcactaaccatggagtcagagcatgtgaccagtcccatccatacacagggcaccccaccagggtgtgagggaaaacctccatgattactgctggcatgcccacacttaccaggccttgctgccagcaggagagatgactgtaggcattttacatgaccgctacatatatatatattataggctaaatgtataaaaaaaaaattttttacatttacaaaatgtatctttttttatgaagtcaaattgatttttatcagcatgattgtctacattcttatgcttttactgcaagtttattaaaaggaaattgtacttGCACACAAccccctctctctatatatatatatctatatatctatatatatatagagagagagagggttggcagtggatattcacagttgagtgcaaatagccgcacggctattcgcactcagtaaacATCCCAGCCTGGAATCGAACCCTTGTCCCCTTATGGCTATTCGCAttcagtagaacttaactgagtgcgaatagccaagctgttatgaacaggtttctatgcctttattcaccaggaaaaaatcagaaagtcttatagctcagtggttatgcagcAGGCCATTtgcatagtggaccagggttacattcctggcagggatgtttattttttccattttattttctactgactgcagctcggctattcgcactcagttaagttctactagctcggctattcgcactcagttaagttccatagaaacgtgttcataacagctcggctattcgcactcagttaagttctactagCTCGGCTAG
This genomic interval carries:
- the LOC142491370 gene encoding uncharacterized protein LOC142491370, which produces MYDNCYERVEDPRGAENMKWRTEADGEGTRGVQPTEEQTVAELSLTNLLWSGAKAVAAPFLSGLGQRGATLEECEEIVIIGGEPREESKQMDFLGVKVNQNGGSRLLGKPHGPVAEKMADAGLAKSWPGMARTAEPRPDGGHGAKAMAAPGWTVTNSAPVLSQPLSLWGPPLISTRGSDFQLWPVGMHPLGPGTDIQTAPLQKVVPAVEEPCKKDGYLAQRAAARKRRELAAGKDPHPCGEIGAKTLTAPTRTERGAALIKGHDIPLWDPPIIATPGGGFQLCQRREEPKQGVADPATSTSQLRGTTKLERPLQRVAPVKRMACSSTVGTMVSTKPYSVPSGVLVVRVANTETVVGLCLQCGLPGGTVNTAARCPHCGTLYLWPMPTFIPIQPTDPPVDVTRRSAESPGALWINRASPGDKGLEPVKSAGSVAIEAAESTPAFGEKRLSPRPETPKSGKGDYSDEDLRELAVVKAELKRQTGRTTPRGVSGRTSPADRRPDRRSPAIPGPGGDGRETPTPLRTGKPSSPITYLVTADGEALEGPRQAQSARGGTASLSATTAEQSDVVIEEEIPHGGPTQDGDVSGSGEDVTSGGDGGTHEEKAATLRRSGEGPRSLTRPRNWRDDLRTEEGETSSLDQSTDSQERVVTPWGPVPCPYAQTPAIVNTPTPIPRSPGSPSSLEYVDNSQGGEGRRTGERQRSGATEGDSRGGGELRVATTAPQPVVKASGSFRWSVPRSERSSGVFSMDDDRDSGGSNRFRENRWWAPLFEGYSAWMDRTRFLIRREDVVDYWWAVGEFTPEQRDRELQERWLQIENREIEPMGPSILSGPVDPDEPLSWVLPGRGGKADLTRISRAERTIMARYKSSHGLEYPYVPEPLMDEIEDNRDRWLREAIEMHLVGRGSSVIGKKAEERIEHLIRIWAIGRNIYKHRVTYRPERGLPRHFSVIVLDMGGREVKKPDPYHYF